One region of Oryza sativa Japonica Group chromosome 5, ASM3414082v1 genomic DNA includes:
- the LOC4339033 gene encoding PWWP domain-containing protein 3, whose protein sequence is MSSTHVAVEAPDPGGDGGLGEARLVDADAAAAPAAGDAEGRLGGGGGGSSAPAAAGDADVTMTEAVEEEVEVEVAGDAEAEAAVVAGDAAGDPLYGTESAGMVVDEPVDAAEGGVDGGDGGEEGLEAEARVLQGEAATEPVPAGGDVAIASEVAAEAHDSATPEHAEAESNDLEENHVDRGKDNGVAVAHCDDEMQNNVEGSSEIQEDDGAPTLEQQDDESEMPLPSSVSNFELCARYSLPPLDKGEFRVSDLVWGKVKSHPWWPGEIFDPSDASELALKHQKKGSHLIAYFGDNTFAWCDESQLKPFVSNYSQMEKQSSSDAFVSSVNYALEELSRRILSGMSCSCLPEELSDNGMSYMVENAGLKDGVTCSAVNRSEILSCCSPENLLNYVKSLALFPGQGGDLLELVIACSQLTSFYRSKGCPELASFQTGSAWVENGVDPSSIKDDVVDEVVTNEEPPANDKPKRGRGRPRKQKPQDGLELTEKKSTSNLSTDNAYDHPAERQMDMEFDEFDGLQSKKKRSLDSFEDPETKAAAPSFGSSFKIGECIRRAASQLTGSSSIVKSQNEQVPHKNIAETENGDFDVSSDDAINELSVEKRAKRRRMHRHHSADPKELLSQLCSVAVEPTHGYSFSAMVINYFSDYRNYVVSTTTEANIVEKTTAKKGRKRKVMPSPEVETTDHMQDSYWSGLSLHNHPIHDLRRASTSTRPRRRRRSLRETYFHAQQNLQHGLLSPKKQIQVIERSIIHVDEKMVDEVKPTALVLSFGRSSALPSETDLVKMFGRYGPLKESEIEVHASSNTVKVVFKKRADAERAFSFAGKFSTFGPSLRSYRLVNMPFFLSSQTNNTEAHSEYHGLEIPGPSESKVPLDAAEADQVDKTDEKVEDKGTAEVLARETGDSITAPGALDEKTEKEATAEALADKTTEGEITAEVQVEETTTTEKIVEDKELAEETTEGETTAEVQVAETTSTEKIVEDKELAEETTEGEATAEVHIEETSTTERTVEDKVVPEETTEGEATAEVLEECTAIEKIVEDNTIAEEITEGETVAEVHVEVATAIDKAVEENTLAEETAKGETTPEVHVEETTTAEESVGDKAVDETTKGETTAEVYAEESTEKTVEDTTVEAPDEKTKTANDPVEDATVEEPDKKTAANDPVEDATVEEPDKKTAANDPVEDATVEEPDKKTAANDPAEDATVEEPDKKTAANDHVEDATLEEPDKKTAANDHVEDVTVEEPDKKTAANDPVEEVIPEETDKNTTTNDPVEDVTIEEPDMKTEANDPVEEATVEEPAVEAGTIEEIATAEARDEKTMITEETAQDPMVEDEKTMTTEETVQEPMVEDEKTVTTEETVQDPMVVDDKTMTTEKTVQDSMVEEGGTNIAAAEETVEHAAATAEALAGQASSTEQNG, encoded by the exons ATGAGCTCGACCCACGTGGCTGTCGAGGCCCCGGATCCGGGGGGAGACGGGGGCCTCGGCGAGGCGAGGCTGGTGgatgctgatgctgctgctgcaccggcggcgggggatgcggaggggagattgggtggtggtggtggtggcagctcGGCCCCCGCCGCTGCGGGGGACGCTGAtgtgacgatgacggaggccgtggaggaggaggtggaggtggaggttgcGGGTGATGCCGAGGCGGAggctgcggtggtggcgggggaTGCGGCGGGTGATCCGTTGTATGGGACGGAGTCGGCTGGTATGGTTGTGGATGAGCCCGTTGACGCCGCCGAGGGAGGGGTAGATGGGGGAGATGGTGGCGAGGAGGGGTTGGAAGCGGAGGCTAGGGTTTTGCAGGGTGAGGCTGCGACGGAGCCCGTTCCGGCAGGAGGAGATGTTGCCATTGCTTCTGAAGTGGCGGCGGAAGCACATGATTCTGCTACTCCTGAGCATGCCGAGGCCG AATCCAATGATCTCGAAGAAAACCATGTTGATAGAGGAAAAGATAAtggcgtggcggtggcgcaCTGTGACGACGAAATGCAGAATAATGTGGAGGGGAGCTCCGAGATCCAAGAAGATGATGGAGCTCCCACACTTGAGCAGCAGGATGATGAGTCTGAAATGCCCCTGCCTTCTAGTGTGTCGAATTTTGAATTATGCGCTAGATACAGCCTTCCTCCTCTTGATAAAGGAGAATTTCGAGTTTCTGACCTTGTCTGGGGTAAAGTAAAAAGCCATCCTTGGTGGCCTGGTGAGATTTTTGACCCTTCAGATGCGTCTGAGTTGGCATTGAAGCACCAGAAGAAGGGCAGCCATTTGATAGCATATTTCGGTGACAATACTTTTGCATGGTGCGATGAATCCCAATTGAAGCCTTTTGTATCAAATTATTCACAAATGGAGAAACAGAGCAGTTCAGATGCCTTTGTTAGTTCAGTTAACTATGCCCTTGAAGAACTCTCAAGGCGGATATTGTCAGGGATGAGCTGTTCTTGTTTACCGGAAGAGCTATCTGACAATGGGATGTCCTATATGGTCGAGAATGCTGGGCTCAAGGATGGAGTTACTTGCTCTGCAGTTAACCGGTCTGAGATTTTGTCATGTTGCAGCCCAGAAAATCTTCTTAATTATGTTAAGTCTTTGGCTCTGTTCCCTGGCCAAGGTGGTGACTTGCTGGAATTAGTGATAGCTTGCTCTCAACTTACATCTTTTTATCGATCTAAGGGATGCCCTGAACTTGCATCATTCCAAACAGGCAGTGCATGGGTTGAGAATGGTGTGGACCCTTCTTCCATCAAGGATGATGTGGTTGATGAAGTTGTCACTAATGAAGAGCCTCCTGCTAATGATAAGCCCAAAAGAGGCAGGGGGCGACCTCGTAAGCAGAAACCTCAGGATGGTCTAGAGCTGACAGAGAAAAAGTCAACATCCAATCTTTCTACTGATAATGCCTATGATCATCCTGCGGAAAGGCAGATGGATATGGAGTTTGATGAATTTGACGGTTTACAGAGCAAGAAGAAAAGAAGCCTTGACTCGTTTGAAGATCCTGAGACCAAGGCGGCAGCTCCATCTTTTGGTAGTTCTTTCAAGATCGGGGAATGTATTCGGCGAGCTGCAAGCCAGCTGACAGGATCTTCATCTATTGTCAAGTCCCAGAATGAACAGGTGCCTCATAAGAACATCGCTGAAACAGAAAATGGAGATTTTGATGTCTCTAGTGATGATGCTATCAATGAGCTTAGTGTGGAGAAGCGTGCAAAAAGGAGACGGATGCATAGGCACCACAGTGCAGACCCCAAGGAATTGTTATCACAGCTGTGCTCAGTGGCTGTGGAGCCAACGCACGGATATAGTTTCTCTGCAATGGTAATTAATTACTTCAGTGATTATAGGAACTATGTTGTTTCTACTACTACTGAAGCAAATATCGTTGAGAAAACTACTGCAAAAAAGGGGAGAAAGCGGAAGGTTATGCCTTCTCCTGAGGTGGAGACAACTGATCACATGCAGGATTCCTACTGGTCTGGCTTGAGTTTGCATAATCACCCAATTCATGATCTCAGAAGAGCGAGTACTAGCACAAGGCCAAGGCGCAGAAGGAGATCATTGCGGGAAACATATTTCCATGCACAACAAAATCTACAGCATGGACTATTGAGTCCTAAGAAACAGATACAAGTGATAGAGAGATCAATTATCCATGTTGATGAAAAGATGGTTGATGAGGTCAAGCCCACTGCACTTGTTTTGAGCTTTGGTAGGTCAAGTGCTCTTCCTTCTGAAACTGATCTGGTTAAGATGTTTGGTCGCTATGGTCCACTGAAAGAATCTGAGATTGAAGTTCATGCCAGCTCGAATACTGTTAAAGTAGTCTTCAAGAAACGTGCTGATGCTGAAAGGGCTTTCAGTTTTGCTGGCAAGTTTAGTACATTTGGTCCTTCGCTCCGCAGTTACCGTCTTGTGAATATGCCATTTTTTCTCAGCTCACAAACCAATAATACAGAGGCACACTCTGAGTACCATGGTCTGGAGATTCCAG GTCCAAGTGAGTCCAAAGTTCCACTAGATGCTGCAGAAGCTGACCAAGTTGACAAAACAGATGAGAAAGTAGAAGATAAAGGTACTGCTGAAGTACTGGCTAGGGAGACAGGTGATAGTATAACTGCACCTGGAGCACTAGATGAGAAAACAGAAAAGGAAGCTACTGCTGAAGCACTAGCTGACAAGACGACAGAAGGTGAAATTACAGCTGAAGTACAGGTTGAGGAGACTACTACAACTGAGAAAATTGTAGAGGATAAAGAACTAGCTGAGGAGACGACAGAAGGTGAAACTACAGCTGAAGTACAGGTTGCGGAGACTACTTCAACTGAGAAAATTGTAGAGGATAAAGAACTAGCTGAGGAGACAACAGAAGGTGAAGCTACAGCTGAAGTACACATTGAAGAAACTTCAACAACTGAAAGAACTGTAGAGGATAAAGTGGTACCTGAGGAGACAACGGAAGGTGAAGCTACTGCTGAAGTACTCGAGGAATGTACAGCCATTGAGAAAATTGTAGAGGATAATACCATAGCTGAGGAGATTACAGAAGGTGAAACTGTAGCTGAAGTACATGTTGAGGTAGCTACAGCAATTGATAAAGCTGTAGAGGAAAACACACTAGCTGAGGAGACAGCTAAAGGTGAAACTACACCTGAAGTACACGTTGAGGAAACTACAACAGCAGAGGAATCTGTGGGGGACAAAGCAGTAGATGAGACAACAAAAGGTGAAACTACAGCTGAAGTATATGCTGAAGAATCAACCGAGAAAACTGTAGAGGATACCACAGTTGAGGCACCAGATGAGAAAACTAAAACAGCCAATGATCCTGTAGAGGATGCCACCGTTGAAGAGCCAGATAAGAAAACCGCAGCCAATGATCCTGTAGAGGATGCCACCGTTGAAGAGCCAGATAAGAAAACCGCAGCCAATGATCCTGTAGAGGATGCCACCGTTGAAGAGCCAGATAAGAAAACCGCAGCCAATGATCCTGCAGAGGATGCCACAGTCGAAGAGCCAGATAAGAAAACCGCAGCCAATGATCATGTAGAGGATGCTACCCTTGAAGAGCCAGATAAGAAAACTGCAGCCAATGATCATGTAGAGGATGTGACTGTTGAAGAGCCAGATAAGAAAACCGCAGCCAATGATCCTGTAGAGGAAGTCATCCCTGAAGAGACAGATAAGAACACCACAACCAATGATCCAGTAGAGGATGTGACTATTGAAGAGCCAGATATGAAAACCGAAGCCAATGATCCTGTAGAGGAAGCCACCGTTGAAGAGCCAGCTGTGGAAGCTGGGACAATTGAAGAGATTGCTACGGCTGAAGCACGAGATGAGAAAACCATGATAACCGAGGAAACTGCACAGGATCCCATGGTTGAAGatgagaaaaccatgacaaCCGAGGAAACCGTACAGGAGCCCATGGTTGAAGATGAGAAAACCGTGACAACGGAGGAAACTGTACAGGATCCCATGGTTGTAGATGACAAAACCATGACAACCGAGAAAACTGTACAGGATTCCATGGTTGAAGAAGGTGGTACGAATATCGCAGCTGCTGAGGAAACTGTAGAgcatgctgctgctactgctgagGCTTTGGCTGGACAAGCAAGTTCAACCGAGCAGAACGGGTAG
- the LOC9268510 gene encoding PWWP domain-containing protein 2, which produces MELEGDPRLVGVALGEYLTDGEEVMVVGGAGEVAVAARVVKVDGGKVVVAMDEDAAAGGGVGVGVVSDLLYATGSAAVGEGYGGECTDNMQELLDGGGAEERMLGVELGGFRGEAGWTLMPVGDAAIETSEEMSDPVTLQYSETGLTGDDQRAKYRLPPLDGYGFRASGLVWSKLKGHPWWPGEIFDTSDASELALKHQKKKGSHLVAYFGSNTFAWCDESQLKPFMSNYSQMANQSNSDAFISSVNLALEEISRRILSGMCCFCLPEDLSDNCMSYMVENSGLRDGVTCSKVTRSEILECFNAENFLSYLRSLALFPGQGGELLDLVIACSQLTSFFQSKGCHELASFGSGSELVDDGMDSSSTKNVLLPEAVTYEQKPSEGKPKRRRIKTCVKKPQNDLELTEENPISSLNNECTFVDCMGLNIIGKVKGKRSEKRRKYVPSPEVHTTDHGQDDSWSGFCLNNDPTDTLGEASAKMRPRRKQRSSKETCAPSSDLSSHVPPLQLGLLGPKKQIQLIER; this is translated from the exons ATGGAGCTGGAGGGGGATCCGAGGCTGGTCGGCGTTGCGTTGGGGGAGTACTTGACGGATGGGGAGGAGGTGATGGTGGTGGGAGGGGCGGGGGAGGTGGCCGTGGCGGCCCGTGTGGTGAAGGTGGATGGGGGGAAGGTTGTGGTGGCCATGGATGAGGATGCCGCTGCAGGAGGTGGCGTCGGAGTCGGAGTGGTGAGCGATTTGCTGTACGCGACGGGATCGGCGGCAGTGGGTGAAGGATACGGGGGTGAGTGTACTGACAACATGCAGGAGCTGCTGGATGGAGGTGGTGCAGAGGAGAGGATGTTGGGAGTGGAACTCGGTGGCTTTCGTGGTGAGGCAGGGTGGACGCTTATGCCGGTAGGAGATGCTGCTATAGAGACTTCAGAGGAAATGTCTGATCCTGTCACACTGCAATACTCTGAAACAG GGCTCACAGGGGATGATCAGCGTGCCAAAtaccgcctccctcctcttgaCGGATATGGTTTTCGAGCATCTGGTCTTGTGTGGAGTAAATTGAAAGGTCATCCTTGGTGGCCTGGTGAGATATTTGATACTTCAGATGCATCTGAGTTGGCACTGAAACACCAGAAGAAGAAGGGCAGTCATTTGGTAGCATATTTCGGTAGCAATACTTTTGCATGGTGTGATGAATCCCAGTTGAAGCCTTTCATGTCAAACTATTCTCAAATGGCGAATCAGAGCAATTCTGATGCCTTCATTAGTTCAGTTAACCTTGCTCTTGAAGAAATCTCAAGGCGGATATTGTCAGGGATGTGTTGCTTTTGTCTTCCAGAAGATCTCTCTGACAATTGCATGTCTTACATGGTTGAGAATTCTGGGCTCAGGGATGGAGTTACTTGCTCTAAAGTTACACGGTCAGAGATCTTGGAATGTTTCAATGCAGAAAATTTTCTAAGTTATCTCAGGTCATTGGCTCTGTTCCCTGGTCAAGGAGGTGAGCTGCTGGATTTAGTGATAGCATGCTCTCAACTTACATCTTTCTTTCAATCTAAGGGATGCCATGAACTTGCATCATTTGGAAGTGGCAGTGAGTTGGTTGATGATGGCATGGACTCTTCTTCCACCAAGAATGTCTTGTTGCCAGAAGCTGTCACCTATGAACAGAAACCTAGTGAAGGTAAGCCCAAAAGACGTAGGATAAAAACTTGTGTTAAAAAACCTCAGAATGATTTAGAGTTGACAGAGGAAAATCCCATATCCAGTTTGAACAATGAGTGCACTTTTGTTGATTGCATGGGCTTGAACATCATTGGGAAAGTTAAAGGGAAGAGAAGTgaaaagaggagaaaatatgTGCCTTCTCCTGAGGTACATACAACTGATCATGGGCAGGACGACTCCTGGTCTGGATTCTGTTTAAACAATGATCCAACTGATACCCTCGGGGAAGCAAGTGCCAAAATGAGGCCAAGACGTAAGCAGAGATCATCGAAAGAAACATGTGCACCTTCATCAGATCTCTCTTCCCATGTACCACCTCTGCAACTTGGATTGCTTGGTCCTAAGAAACAGATACAACTGATAGAAAGATAA
- the LOC4339030 gene encoding probable serine/threonine-protein kinase PBL7, with translation MSCFPCFGGGKKKSLSADTARFDDADAAPASQMTPPAPAAAPMTPPRPDQAPKPSEDASAGLAIAGQAFAFRELAAATDHFTPYNLIGEGGFFRVYKGQLEKTGQTVVIKQLDRHGFQGNNEFLDEVSKLSRLHHDNLVDIIGYCADGDQRLLVYEFMSAGNLEEHLFDLPADKKPMDWCTRMKVAYGAAQGLEYLHEKASPPVVYGDFKASNVLLDDALTPKLSDFGLAQLGQVGGNAPAPMMGSFGCCAPEYDRSGQATMKSDVYSFGVVLVQLISGRRAIDPDKPTEEQNVVAWAMPMFKDQKRYHELVDPLIKSEYAAKALNQVVAMAAMCLQEEDSVRPLMADVVMTLGFLTSLPPDPPAASVPAPAPSASPAPKSDHSDSSSSSSSDDDDDDNDNEEEEGEEEEEEDAEEQ, from the exons ATGAGCTGCTTCCCGTGCTTCGGCGGCGGAAAGAAGAAGAGCCTGAGTGCCGACACGGCGCGGTTCGACGACGCGGATGCGGCGCCCGCGTCGCAGAtgacgccgcccgcgcccgcggccgcGCCCATGACGCCGCCCAGGCCCG ATCAGGCCCCCAAGCCATCCGAGGACGCCTCGGCGGGGCTCGCCATCGCCGGGCAGGCGTTCGCGTTCCGCGAGCTCGCCGCGGCCACCGACCACTTCACGCCGTACAACCTCATCGGAGAAGGCGGCTTCTTCCGGGTCTACAAGGGTCAACTGGAGAAGACTGGGCAG ACCGTGGTCATCAAGCAGCTGGACAGGCATGGCTTCCAAGGCAACAATGAGTTCCTGGACGAGGTCTCGAAGCTCAGCCGGCTCCACCACGACAACCTCGTCGACATCATCGGCTACTGCGCCGACGGCGACCAGCGGCTCCTCGTCTACGAGTTCATGTCCGCCGGCAACTTGGAAGAACACTTGTTCG ATTTGCCGGCGGACAAGAAGCCGATGGACTGGTGCACGAGGATGAAGGTGGCGTACGGCGCAGCGCAGGGGctggagtacctgcacgagAAGGCGAGCCCGCCGGTGGTGTACGGCGACTTCAAGGCGTCCAACGTCCTGCTCGACGACGCCCTCACGCCGAAGCTGTCCGACTTCGGGCTCGCGCAGCTCGGCCAGGTGGGCGGCAACGCGCCGGCTCCGATGATGGGCTCGTTCGGCTGCTGCGCGCCGGAGTACGACCGCAGCGGCCAGGCCACCATGAAGTCCGACGTCTACAGCTTCGGCGTCGTGCTGGTGCAGCTCATCTCCGGCAGGAGAGCCATCGACCCCGACAAGCCCACGGAGGAGCAGAACGTGGTCGCCTGG GCAATGCCGATGTTTAAAGACCAGAAGAGATATCACGAGCTGGTGGATCCACTCATCAAGAGCGAGTACGCAGCAAAGGCATTGAACCAGGTGGTCGCCATGGCCGCGATGTGCTTGCAGGAGGAAGACTCCGTGCGGCCGTTGATGGCCGACGTTGTCATGACGCTGGGCTTCCTGACCTCACTGCCACCGGATCCACCAGCTGCCAGCGTCCCAGCCCCAGCTCCATCTGCCTCCCCTGCACCAAAATCAGATCACTCTGAtagctcgtcgtcgtcttcctcggacgacgacgacgacgacaacgacaacgaagaagaggaaggggaggaagaggaggaagaagatgcagaGGAGCAATAA
- the LOC9266884 gene encoding protein IQ-DOMAIN 2, with protein sequence MGKKGKWFDAVQRALSTSENDSHENEKKGKRSTLKKILQFSKSSASTSSPPVTSPSARQQPHHHHPPPPQAAPPDRQRDDGIKEAKSSDAAAAAAQKTATATAVTRPTTTAPRAPARSAEELAAVKIQKACRVYLGRRSQRARGLDRLMLLLEGLAVKRQTYEALYCMQTMTRVQTQIHSRRVKTEEDKKALKSQVHVKQSLDRIKIGESWDHGHQSKEQIETVLTMKQEAALRRQRALAYAFSHQWSNRKPSSARASPPPMFMDTGNPNWGWSWAERWMAAARPWESQTTPANSGRAAAAVKGGGSGRRVPMSVQIPTSTPALARFTRPPSCPSPSTPTPRSPWRTSAVPPSSPGASPFRRSATATTGLRRTTSLQPERPRSCERRAAGSVSPVHGEKGGVVLLSLRRTTSLRSGELPRRLSLGGGGGGPARDDAAPLTPSYMQTTKSVKAKAARPAAIEVPVTAERTAPDHHQVTSPSVINRRLSLGSADRLSSVPSPSKAKAERSTPRRSRPPSPRF encoded by the exons ATGGGGAAAAAGGGGAAGTGGTTCGACGCCGTGCAGAGAGCCCTGAGCACGTCGGAGAATGACAGCCACGAGAACGAAAAGAAG GGCAAGAGGTCGACCCTGAAGAAGATACTGCAATTCAGCAAGTCGAGCGCgtccacgtcgtcgccgccggtgacctcTCCGTCGGCTCGGCAGCAACCTCACcatcatcatcctcctcctccacaagCTGCGCCGCCTGATCGGCAGCGGGATGACGGGATCAAGGAGGCGAAATcctcggacgccgccgccgccgccgcacagaagacggccacggccacggcggtGACCCGCCCCACGACCACCGCGCCAAGAGCTCCGGCGCGTTCCGccgaggagctcgccgccgtcaagaTTCAGAAAGCATGCAGGGTCTACCTG GGAAGGAGATCGCAACGGGCGAGGGGATTGGATCggttgatgctgctgctggaggggcTCGCCGTGAAGCGCCAGACCTACGAAGCCTTGTACTGCATGCAAACGATGACGAGGGTCCAGACCCAGATACACTCCAGGCGGGTGAAGACGGAGGAGGACAAGAAGGCCCTGAAAAGCCAGGTCCACGTTAAACAGAGCCTTGACAGAATAAAG ATTGGTGAAAGCTGGGACCATGGACATCAGTCCAAGGAGCAGATTGAGACCGTGCTGACGATGAAGCAAGAAGCCGCTTTAAGGCGGCAAAGGGCGTTGGCATACGCATTTTCTCATCAG TGGAGTAACAGGAAACCTTCATCTGCGCGAGCCTCGCCGCCTCCAATGTTCATGGACACCGGCAACCCCAACTGGGGATGGAGCTGGGCGGAGCgatggatggcggcggcgaggccgtggGAGAGCCAGACCACGCCGGCGAACAGCGGCCGTGCAGCCGCGGCGGTgaaaggcggcggcagcgggaggcGGGTGCCCATGTCGGTGCAGATACCCACGTCGACGCCGGCGTTGGCCAGGTTCACCCGCCCGCCGAGctgcccgtcgccgtcgacaccCACGCCGCGGTCGCCGTGGAGGACGTCGGCGGTGCCGCCGTCGAGCCCGGGCGCCAGCCCGTTCcggaggtcggcgacggcgacgaccggccTGCGCCGCACGACGAGCCTGCAGCCGGAGCGGCCGCGGAGctgcgagcggcgcgcggcggggagCGTCAGCCCGGTCCACGGCGAGAAGggcggcgtcgtcctcctctcGCTGCGGCGCACGACGAGCCTGCGGTCCGGGGAGCTGCCGAGGAGGCTGAGcctcggaggaggaggcggcggcccggcgagAGACGACGCGGCGCCGCTGACGCCGAGCTACATGCAGACGACCAAGTCCGTGAAGGCCAAGGCGGCTCGGCCGGCGGCGATCGAGGTCCCCGTCACCGCCGAGAGGACGGCGCCCGATCACCATCAGGTGACCTCACCGTCGGTGATCAACAGGCGCCTTTCCCTGGGCTCCGCGGACAGGCTGAGCAGCGTCCCGTCGCCGAGCAAGGCGAAGGCCGAGAGGTCGACGCCGCGACGCTCGCGGCCTCCGAGCCCAAGGTTTTGA
- the LOC4339029 gene encoding histone H4 encodes MSGRGKGGKGLGKGGAKRHRKVLRDNIQGITKPAIRRLARRGGVKRISGLIYEETRGVLKIFLENVIRDAVTYTEHARRKTVTAMDVVYALKRQGRTLYGFGG; translated from the coding sequence atGTCGGGGCGCGGCAAGGGAGGCAAGGGGCTCGGCAAGGGCGGCGCCAAGCGTCACCGGAAGGTGCTCCGCGACAACATCCAGGGGATCACCAAGCCGGCGATCCGGAGGCtggcgaggaggggcggcgtgAAGCGCATCTCCGGGCTCATCTACGAGGAGACCCGCGGCGTGCTCAAGATCTTCCTCGAGAACGTCATCCGCGACGCCGTCACCTACACCGAGCACGCCCGCCGCAAGACCGTCACCGCCATGGACGTCGTCTACGCGCTCAAGCGCCAGGGCCGCACCCTCTACGGCTTCGGCGGCTGA